The DNA window CGGCCTCCCCGCTCTCCCCGCGCGCCCGCTCCACCAGCGCGGTGAACTCCTCGGCGTCCACGTCGGCGGCGTCGGCGGGGATGAGGTATCCCGGGCTGCGCGTGACGACGGTGTCCGCGCCGAGGGCCCGGCGCAGCTCGGTGACCAGCCCGCGCACCCGCGCGGGGGCGCTGGGCGGAAGGGCCTCTCCCCAGAGGTGATCGGCCAGCCGCTCGACGGACACGACGCGGCCGAGGTCGAGCAGCAGCGCCGCGAGCAGCGTGCGCTGCCTGCCCGTCAGGTGGACGGCCCGGCCGCCCACCACGCTTTCCGCAGTGCCGAGGAGGAGGAATCGGAGGTCGGCGGAGGGCACCCGTCAGACGCTAGCCGATACGTTTCCCGCACGTCCTGAACTCCGCCCATACGGGATCCATGCGGAAATCATGCCGGTGACTGCCACGGTGTGGCCGATCCCTCCGAGAGATTGGCGGACGCGGCGATGAGGCCACGACTCAAGAACACGGCCTGGGAGCGGGTCGGGGACGAGCTGCGGCTGGTGAACGACCCACGCGACCAGTTGATGATCGCCGACCCTGACGGGCTGGTGGAGAAGCTGCTCCAGCTGCTGAGCGAGGGCGGCAGGACCGTCGCCGGGCTCGCCGGCGAGCTGGGGCTCGACGAGGCCGACGTGCGGGCCGCCGTCGAGGCGTTCGACGCCCAGCGGCTGCTGGAGGACGGCGACCGCCTCGGCAGGCTGGAGCCGGACGCCGCCGAGCGGTACTTCAGCAACCTCGCCTTCTTCGAGTCGTTCGGCACGCTGGAGCACAGCCGCGAGGACCTGCAGGAACGCCTGCGGCACGCGCACGTGCTCGTGCTCGGCACCGGCGGGCTCAACTCCAACACGATCCCGCACCTGGCCGGGCTCGGCGTGGGCACGATGACCGTGCTCGACCGGGACGCCGTCGAGCCGCGCAACTTCGCCCGCCAGTACCTGTACCGCTGGGCCGACATCGGCGCGCGCAAGGCCGAGCGGGCCGCGGAGTGGATCAGGGCGTTCGACCCGGGCATCCAGGTCGAGGCGATCGACGCCGACCTCGAGGGGCCCGAGCAGCTCGCGCAGCTGGTCCGCCGCATCGGCCCGGACGTCGTCGCCTCGGGTGTCGACCGGCCGAACCGGATCGACCTCTGGGTGAACGAGGCGTGCGTACGCGCCGGCGTCCCCTTCGTCCGCGGCGGCATGGCCGTCACCACGGGGACGGTGTGGTCGGTGCACCCGGGGGTCAGCGCCTGCCGCGCCTGCGTCCCCGCCGACCCGGCGAACCCGGCCGACTTCCCCGACCCCGACGACCCGGAGATCGCGGGTGCGATCGCGGCGAACCGGCTGTTCGCCCGCCTGCCGCGGCCCAACCGCGGCATCGGTCCCGTGGCCGGGCTGCTCGGCGCGTTCGGCGCGTTCGAGGTGCTCCGCTACCTGACCGGTTTCGAGCCGCCGGCGTACGCCGGCCGGCCGCTCACCGTCGACTTCGCGCGCGGTTGCGCGACGAGCCAGACCGAGTGGCCACGCGACCCCGACTGTGCCGTCTGCGGAGGGAGGTGATCCTTGTGAAGCTCGAGATCAAGCGCATCGAGAACACCCGGCTGACCCAGCTGGTCCACCCGGACTCCTGATCCGGGCGAGGGGCCGCGCTCCGGCGACGCCGGAGCGCGGCCCTCCCACGTCGGTGCCGTCCTCGGTTGGAGACAGACAATGGCCACCTCTACGGATGAGGAACTGCGTGCCCGAGCGGCCCGCCTGACCGTCGCCCACGACGGCGAGGCGTGGATCCTCGGCCGGCCCGAGCTGGGCGTCTTCGTCGCGGTGCCGGAGCCGGGCGCCGTCTTCGTCACCACGCTCCAGGAGACCGGCTCGCTCGACCAGGCCACGGCGCGGGCCGGTGACGTCGCCGGGGAGCCGGTGGACGGAGCGGACTTCCTCGACGGGCTCACCGCCGCCGGGCTCCTCGACCCGCCGGGGGAGCAGCCCGACCCGCGCGGCCGGGTCAAGTGGATCGAGGGAGTGAGCCCGGGGGCCGCGGCCCGGCTGTTCGGGCCCGTCGCCTGGTCCTGCTACGGGGCCGCCGCGGTGCTCTCCGCCGGGCTCCTGCTGTTTCGGCCCGAGCTGCGCCCGTCCTGGCAGGACGCCTGGTTCCTGCCCAGCCCCGGGCTCTCGGCGTTCACCTGGCTGCTGCTCGCCATGGCGTGCGGCGCCGTGCACGAGGCCTGGCACTGGCTGGCCGGCCGCGCGATCGGCGTGCCGGCCGTCTTCCGGGTGAGCCATCGCGGCCTGTACGTGGTCTACGAGACCGACCTCACCCAGATCGTGACGGTGCCGCGCCATCGCCGCCACGGCGTGTACCTCGCCGGGATGGCCGTCGACGTCGTGCTGCTGGCGGCGTCGCTGGGCGCGCGGCTGCTCGGCGTGGGCGGCGTCGCCGGCGACTTCCTCGCCGCCGTCTCGCTCCTCCTGGTCGTCAACCTGGTCTGGCAGTGGGCCGCGCTGCCGCTGCGCAGCGACGCGTACGCGCTGCTGGCCAACGCGCTGCGCTGCCACAACCTCTACCGGGCGACGTGGCTGACGGCCAAGTCCCGGCTGTTCCGGCTCAGCCCGCCCGAGGCGGACGAGCTGGCGCAGATGTCGGAGCGCGACCGGAGCGTGGCCCGCTGGTTCGTGATCCCGTACGTGGCCGGGATCGCCGTCATGGGCTGGATGTTCGCCACCGTCGTGCTGCCGCTGGTCGTCTCCCTGGGGCGATGGGGGCTGGAGCGGCTCGCGAGCGGCTCGGTCACCTCGGCCGGCTTCTGGGAAGCGCTCGCCGTGGCCGTCTACATCGGCGTGCAGCTCTGCGTGCCGCCCGCTCTCGCCCTGCGCGAACGCCGGCTGCGCCGCTCCGGCCGGCTCCTCTGAGAGCCGAGCGGCGGGCGCGTGGGTAAAGAAATCGCTCGCCGATCCCCGCCTGTGCAGGGGATCGCGTTGCGGAGGGCAGACCCGCGCTTGCATCTCTCTGTGAGGTTCGCTTACCTTCGAGGACTTAAGGCGTACGCCAGGCAGGCGCAAGCATGTCGCGTGACGTCTCCACATTGCCGAGACCGTGTCTCACCAGCATGAACCGCATGTGTCGAGGTGGGACGCGGCCGCCGAGTCCGCGATCTCGCGGAGCCGGGGACCCATGTGTTTCCGGGGTGAATCGGCGTGCTCCACGCGGGCGCGCCGTAGGGCACTTCCACGCCCGAACCCGTCAGCTAACCCGGTAGGCGGCAGGGAAGCAAGGAGCAATCCCCGTAATGCCCAAGCACACCTTCGTTCGTACCCTCATGCCCGCGAACCTCTCCAGGCTCGCCGTCGGGATGAGCGTGGCCGCCGGTGCCGTTCTCGCCGCCGGCCCGGCCTTCGCCGCCGACCGTGACTCCCAGGAGCAGGCCCGGAAGCCCGCGACCCAGGCGAGCGCGCAGACGGTGCTGCGGATCGCCGAGTCGCAGCTCGGCGTGACGGAGAACGCGGCCGGTGGCGGTACGCCGTTCCACAGCTGGTACATGTCTTCGCAGCGGGCCAAGGAGACCATCGCTCGTGACGGCGGCAGCGTGCAGGCGTACGCGAACGCCCCGTGGTGCGCCATGTTCGTCTCCTGGGTCGGCGAGAAGGCCGGCGCCCGGCCCACCGTCGGCTGGGACGCCTACACCGTCACCTACGCCAAGTGGTTCCAGGACAACAAGCGCTGGGGCACGCTGGCCAAGCCCGGCGCCGTCGTCTTCTACGACTGGAACGGCGGGAGCACCTCGGGCATCGACCACGTGGGCCTGGTGAAGCAGGACAACGGCGACGGCACGATCACCGCGATCGAGGGCAACACCGGCAACGGCAAGGTCGAGCAGCGGATCCGGCCCAAGTCGCAGGTCGTGGGCTACGGCTACCCCGACTACCGCGCCTGACGGAGCTGGGAACGCGCCCCCACCTCGGATGGGATCCGGGAGCGGGGGCGCGTCCGTGATCGGTGACGGGCGCCGGCTCACGTACGGGAGACGGTGGCCTCGTCGCCGGCCGGCGCGGCGGCGCGGGTGCGCAGGGTCGCGGCGGCGATCAGAGCGCCGGCCAGGGCGATGGCGGCGGCTCCCACGAAGGCGGCGGAGAAGCCGTCGGTGAGGGCCGGCAGGTCGCCGAGCCGGCCGGCGCCGTTGGCGGCGGCGACGGCGGTCATGGCGGCCAGGCCGAGCGCGGAGCCGACCTGGTAGCTGGTGTTGACGATGCCGGAGGCCAGGCCGCCTTCCTCGGGGCGGGCCGAGGAGATGGCGGTGCCGAGGGAGGGGATGAAGGCCAGCGACATGCCGAGGGCGGCGACGAGGCCGGCGGGCAGGACGTCGGTGGCGAAGCCGCCGTCCGGGCTGATCAGCGACAGCCAGGCCATGCCGGCGGCGAGCAGGAGCAGGCCGCTGACGGTGGTGGCCTTGGGGCCGAAGCGCCCGATGGCGCGGGGCGCCAGGACGATCATGCCGATCATGATGAGCACGGTCATCGGGAGCAGCGCGGCGCCGCTGGGGAAGGCGCCGTAGCCGAGGACCTGCTGCAGGTAGAGGTTGAGGAAGAACCACATCGGGATCCACGCGCCGCCGAGCAGGAACTGGGTGAGGTTGGCGGCCGACAGGCCGGGGGTGCGGAAGATGGACAGGCGCATCAGCGGTTCGCGGCGGCGGGCCTGGATGGCGACGAACGCGGCGAGCAGCACCACGGCGGCGGCGAGCGTGATCCAGGTGCCGGCCGAGCCCCAGCCGATCTCGGGGGCGCGGACGACGCCGTAGACGGCGGTGCCGAGGCCGAGGGTGACGGTCAGCGTGCCGAGCACGTCGATGGAGCCGCGCCGGGCGGGGGCGGCGGGCATCAGCGGGCCGGTGGCCAGGAGCGCGACGACGGCGATGGGGATGTTGATGTAGAACACCCACGGCCAGCTCAGGTATTCGGTGATGAGGCCGCCGAGGAAGACGCCGGCGGTGCCGCCGGCGGGGGCGGCGGCACCGTACAGGGCGAGGGCCTTGGTCAGCTCCTTGGGGGCGTGGCCGAACAGCATCATCAGCAGGGTGAGCGCGGACGGGGCGATCAGCGCGGCGCCGACGCCCTGGACGGCGCGGCCGGTCAGTTCGACCCACACCTCGGGCGCGAGGCCGGCCAGGAGTGAGCCGGCGAGCAGGATGAGCCAGCCGGCGCCGAACAGCCGGCGGGCGCCGAACAGGTCCGACAGGCGGCCGCCGAGCAGGAGGAGGCCGCCGAAGGCGACGACGTAGGCGTTGAACACCCAGGACAGGTTCTCCTGGGAGAAGCCGAGGTCCTGCTGGATGCGGGGCAGGGCCACGCCGATGATCGACGTGTCCATGATGACGATGAACTGGGCCATGGCGATGAGCGCCAGGGCGGTCCAGCGCCGGGGGGATGGTGCGGACATGGGTGTCTCCAAAAGTCAGGGTACCCCGGTGGGGTATGAGGAGCGATGGCTAATGAATACCACTGGGGGGTATCTGTCAAGTTCGGATCGGCGTCCATGCGGGCGATCACGGAGGCGGGGCCGGCGGTTCTGTGGGGCCCGCGGCGCAGGCCGCCGCGTTTGTCAGAAATACCATAGGGGGGTATGGTGTTGTTCCGGGCAAGCGACCGAGAGGGGAGTGGACATGGCCGGATACACCCACAGCAAGCAGGACCATGCGATGCGCCTGCGCCGTATCGAGGGGCAGGTCCGCGGCCTGCAGCGGATGGTCGAGGACGACAAGTACTGCATCGACATCCTGACGCAGGTGTCGGCGGCGACCAGCGCGCTGAAGTCGTTCTCCCTGTCGCTGCTCGAAGAGCACCTGGCCCACTGCGTCGCCGAGGCCACGCAGAAGGGCGGGCCCGAGGCGGAGGCCAAGGTCAAGGAGGCCTCCGACGCCATCGCACGGCTTGTTCGTTCCTGACCGACCGGATTGATCGAAGGAGAGATCGACATGAGCACCGCCACCTACACCGTCAAGGGCATGACCTGCGGCCACTGCGTGAGCTCCGTCAAGGAGGAGGTCGGCGAAGTCGCCGGTGTCACCGAGGTCGAGGTGGACCTGGCGACCGGCCTGCTGACCGTGAACAGCGACGGCCCCGTCGACGCGGCGAAGATCGTCGCCGCGGTCGAGGAGGCCGGTTACGAGGTGGCGAAGCCGTGAACACCGCGGTCAAGCTCGGTTCGTACGTCCTGGGCCTGGCCGTCGTCTTCGGCGGCGCCCTGGGCGTGGGCAAGGCGGTCGGCCCGGTCGAGGCGCCCCCGGCCGAGGACCACGCCGCCATGACGGCGCCCACCGCGAGCGCGAGCGCGGCCCACGGGGAGCACGCCACGCAACCGCAGGCGAAGGACGATACCCCCGGGGGGCTCCAAGTGTCCGAGAACGGCTACGCCCTCAACCCGCTCACCGCGACGATCAAGCCCGGTGAGCCCACCGACTTCCGCTTCGCCGTCACCGGACCCGACGGCAAGGCGGTCACCGGCTACCAGGTCCAGCACGACAAGAAACTGCACCTGATCGTCGCCTCCCGCGACCTGAAGACCTTCCAGCACGTGCATCCGGAGATGGCGCCCGACGGCGTGTGGTCGGTCAAGCTGACCCTGCCCAAGGCCGGGCCGTACCGCGCCTTCGCCGACTTCGCGCCCACCGGCGGCGAGGCCCTGACCCTGGGAGCCGACCTGGCCGTGGCCGGCGACTACCGGCCCGAGGCGCTGCCCGCGCAGAGCCGCACGGCGACGGTCGACGGCTACGAGGTCACCCTGGACGGCGACCTGACCCCCGGGCAGTCCAGCAGGCTCACCCTCAAGGTCAGCAAGGACGGCGAGCCGGTCACCGACCTGCAGCCCTACCTCGGCGCCTACGGCCACCTGGTCGCCCTGCGCGCCAGGGACCTGGCGTACCTGCACGTCCACCCCGACGGAGAGCCCGGCGACGGCACGACCAAGCCCGGCCCCGAGATCGTCTTCTACGCCGAGGTGCCCAGCACCGGCGACTACCGCCTGTTCCTCGACTTCCAGCACAAGGGCGAGGTCCGCACGGCCGACTTCACCCTCGGCGCGGGCGAGCGGCCCCAGGTGGCGGCCTCCGAGCCCACGCCCGAGCCGAGCAAGCACGGCGACGACGGCCACGGCCACTGACGGAGAGGAAGGAGAACGGTGATGTCCCAGGTCGCCGATGACCGGCAGAACGCCGTCGAACTCTCGATCGGCGGCATGACCTGCGCCTCGTGCGCCAACCGCATCGAGCGCAAGCTGAACAAGATGGACGGCGTGACCGCGACGGTCAACTACGCCACCGAGAAGGCGAAGGTCACCTTCCCCGAAGGCATCGACCCCCAGCAGCTCATCAGCGAGGTGGAGAAGGCCGGATACACCGCGGCCCTGCCCGCCCCGCCCAGGACCGAGAGGGAGGGGACAGCCGGGCAGGAGCCGGAGGACGAGCTGCGGCCCCTGCGTCAGCGCCTCATCACCTCGATCGTGCTGGCCGTGCCGGTGATCGCGATGGCGATGATCCCGCCGTTGCAGTTCACCAACTGGCAGTGGCTGTCGCTGGTGCTCGCCGCGCCGGTGGTGGTCTACGCCGGCTGGCCGTTCCACAAGGCCGCCTGGACGAACCTGCGTCACGGCGCCGCGACCATGGACACGCTGATCTCGATCGGCACCATCGCCGCGCTCGGCTGGTCGCTGTGGGCGCTGTTCTTCGGCAGCGCCGGCACGCCCGGGATGACGCACCCGTTCGCGTTCACCATCGAACGCAGCGACGGCTCCGGCAACATCTACCTGGAGGCCGCCGCCGGCGTCACGGCGTTCATCCTGGCCGGCCGCTACTTCGAGGCGCGCTCCAAGCGGCGGGCCGGGGCGGCACTGCGCGCGCTCATGGAGCTGGGCGCCAAGGACGTCGAACTGGCCGACGGCCGGCGCGTCCCGGTGGAGCAGCTCAAGAGCGGTGACCGGTTCGTCGTCCGGCCCGGCGAGAAGATCGCCACCGACGGCGTCGTCGAGGAAGGCGCCTCCGCCGTCGACGCCTCGATGCTCACCGGCGAATCGGTGCCGGTCGAGGTGCGCCCCGGCGACCCCGTCACCGGCGCCACCGTGAACGCGGGCGGCAGGCTCGTCGTCCGCACCACCCGGGTCGGCGCCGACACCCAGCTCGCCCAGATGGCCAAGCTGGTCGAGGAGGCCCAGACCGGCAAGGCGCAGGTGCAACGGCTGGCCGACCGGATCTCCGGCATCTTCGTCCCGATCGTGATCGCGCTGGCCCTCGGCACGCTCGGCTTCTGGCTGGGCACCGGCGACGGCGTGGGCGCGGCCTTCACCGCCGCGGTGGCGGTGCTGATCATCGCCTGCCCGTGCGCGCTGGGGCTGGCCACGCCGACCGCCCTGCTGGTCGGCACCGGGAGGGGCGCCCAGCTCGGCATCCTCATCAAGGGTCCCGAAGTGCTGGAGTCCACCCGCAGGATCAACACGGTCGTGCTGGACAAGACCGGTACCGTCACCGAGGGCAAGATGACCCTCACCTCCGTCCACGTGGCCGAAGGCGAGAGTGAAGAGGAGGTGCTGCGCCTGGCCGGCGCACTGGAACACGCCTCCGAGCACCCGATCGCCCAGGCCATCGCCAAGGGTGCCGCTGCCCGGGTTGGCGAGCTCCCGTCTCCCGAGGACTTCGCCAACGTCGAGGGCCTGGGCGTGCAGGGCATCGTGGACGGGCACGCGGTCCTGGTCGGCCGCCCCCGCCTGCTGGAGGAGTGGTCCCAGCACCTGCCCGCCGGCCTGGAACGGGACCTGCACGATGCCCAGGCCGCCGGCCGCACCGCCGTGGCGGTCGGCTGGGACGGCAAGGCTCGCGCCGTGCTGGTGGTGGCCGACGTGGTCAAGCCGACCAGCAAGGAGGCCATCGCCCAGCTCCGGGCTCTCGGCCTCACCCCGGTGCTGCTGACCGGCGACAACGAGGCCGTCGCCAAGACGGTCGCCGACGAGGTGGGCATCGACGAGGTGATCGCCGAGGTGCTGCCCGCCGACAAGGTCGACGTGGTCAAGACGCTGCAGGCCGAGGGCAAGGTCGTGGCCATGGTCGGCGACGGCGTCAACGACGCCGCCGCCCTCGCCCAGGCGGATCTGGGCCTGGCCATGGGCACCGGCACCGACGCCGCCATCGAAGCCTCCGACCTCACCTTGGTGCGCGGCGACCTGCGGGTGGCGGCCGACGCCATCAGGCTGTCCCGCCGTACGCTGTCCACGATCAAGGGCAACCTGTTCTGGGCCTTCGCCTACAACGTGGCCGCCCTGCCGCTGGCCGCGCTCGGCCTGCTCAACCCGATGATCGCGGGCGCCGCGATGGCGTTCTCCAGCGTCTTCGTGGTCAGCAACAGCCTGCGGCTACGCCGCTTCAAGTAGAACCTCGGTGCTGGATCGGCCGCGCGGCTTGCCGACCACCTGATCGAGGGTCCTGCTTCGAGCACCTTTTCATCGGGCCGTCCGGGTGAACCCCACGATGGCAAGGGAAGGGGACGGGTGTGCGCGGGGATGGCCGCCGGCGGTGGGGCCCGGGTGAGGCCTGCGTTCCGCTGACGACTGTGCACGGCCAAGATCATGGCCCGCGGGCCGATCAGGGTCGAAGGGCCCTATCACTGTTCCTGGCCGGCATGGACTGTGGAGAAGAGGAAGCCTCCTGAGGAGGTGGGGAGAGTGATGTACGGCGATGGCGGCGGCTGGATCTGGGTGATCTTCATGTCGTTGCTGTGGATCGTGTTGATCGGCCTCGTCGTGTGGGCGGTGATCCGCCTCACGCAAGGCGGGTCGTCCGGCGGCCGCTACGGCGGGCACCCCCGCGAGCACGGGGAGAGCCCGGAGGAGATTCTCGACCGTCGCTACGCCTCCGGCGAGATCGACGCCGAGACCTATACCGAGGCCCGCGAACGCCTGGCCGCCCACCGCCCGAGGGCCCGGTGAACGGACTCCGTGGCGGCCCGGTACAGGGGTGATGGGTGCGGCATCGGGCGAGCGGCGTGCGCGCCGCCTGCCTGATGCCGGCCGCGCCGCGAGCCGCCACGCGCCGCCTCGTCGCGGTCATCCTGGCCGGGTGCTCACCGGGAGGGCAGCCGCAAGCCCTTCAGAGCGAGGGCGTTGACGGCGACGATCACGCTTGATCCCGACATGGACAGCGCCGCGATCTCGGGACGGAGCACGAGCCCGAACGCCGGCTCGAACACCCCGGCGGCGATGGGCAGCGCGAGCGTGTTGTAGCCGATGGCCCAGCCCAGGTTCTGCCGCATCTTGCGCAACGTGCCCCGGCCGATCCGCAGCGCCGTGGGAACGTCCAGCGGATCGGAGCGCATCAGCACCACGTCGGCCGTCTCGATGGCCACGTCGGTGCCGGCGCCGATGGCGATGCCCAGGTCGGCCTGGGCCAGCGCCGGGGCGTCGTTGACGCCGTCGCCCACCATGGCGACCTTACGGCCGCCGGCCTGGAGTTCGGCCACCTTGGACGCCTTGTCCCGCGGCAGGACCTCGGCGATGACGGTGTCGATGCCGAGCTGCCCGGCGATGCGTTCGGCGGTCGCGGTGTTGTCGCCCGTGAGCATCACCACCTCGACCCCCAGCTCGTGCAGCGCCTTCACCGCCGCGGCGGAGGTCTCACGGGCCGCGTCCGCGACGCCGAGGACTCCGGCGGCCCTGCCGTCGACGGCGACCATGACAGCGGTCCGGCCGCCCTCGGCCAGTTCCTGCCGCCGGCCCGCCATCGCCCCGAGCGCGACGCCTTCGCGCTCCAGCAGCCGCCGGTTCCCGACCACCACCTTGTGCCCGTCCACCTCCGCGACGGCGCCATGGCCGGGAACGTTCTCGAAACGCCCGGCCCGGGCCGGGGCCACGCCCGACGCGCCGGCATGCCGGACGATGGCCTCGGCCAGCGGGTGCTCCGACTCCCGCTCCACGGCGGCGACCAGCCGCAGGAACTCCTCATCCGTCAGCGTGTCATCGACCACCACATCGGTGACCTCCGGCTCGCCTCTGGTCAGGGTGCCGGTCTTGTCCATGACCACGACCTGGATGCGAGCCGAGGTCTCCAGCGCCATCGCGTTCTTGAACAGCACGCCCCGCTTGGCCCCCAGGCCCGTGCCCACCATGATCGCCGTGGGCGTCGCCAGGCCGAGCGCGTCCGGGCAGGTGATGACGACGACCGTGATCGCGAAGAGGATCGCGACGCTGAACGGCTGACCGGCCAGGAGCAGCCAGACGACGAAGGTGAGACCGCCCCCGATCAGCGCGACGAGGACGAGCCAGAACGCCGCCCGGTCGGCCAGCCGCTGTCCCGGCGCCTTGGAGTTCTGCGCCTGCTGGACGAGCCGCACGATCTGCGCCAGGGCGGTGTCCGAGCCGACCTTGGTCGCGCGTACCCGCAGCGTGCCGTTGCGGTTGATGGTGGCGCCGATGACGGCCGAACCCCGCTCCTTGTGCACCGGCAGGCTCTCGCCGGTGACCATCGACTCGTCGACCTCGCTCTGGCCCTCCTCCACGGCGCCGTCCACCGGGATCTTCGAGCCCGGCCGCACCAGCAGCAGGTCACCGGCCACGACGTCGGCGGTCGGGACCTCGACCGGTTCGCCGTCGCGGATCACGGTGGCCTTGGGCGGCGCGAGATCGAGCAGCGCGCGGATGGCGTCGTTGGCGCCGCCCCTGGCACGCATCTCGAACCAGTGTCCGAGCAGCACGAAAGTGGCCAGCACCGTGGCGGCCTCGTAGAACACCTCGCCGCCGCCGGTGAGGGTGACGACCAGGGAGTACAACCAGCCGGCGCCCACGGCCACCGCGACGAGCACCATCATGTCGAGCGTGCGGGCCCGGAGCGCGCGTACGGCGCCGTCGAAGAAGATCCAGCACGAATAGAAGATCACCGGCAGGCTGAGCAGCAGGGCCCAGACGTCCTGGCGCAGGCCGAACGGCACGGGCAGACGCAGCCCGAAGACCTCGGTGCCGATCGGCGACCACAACACGATCGGGACGGAGAAGAACGCGGCCACCAGGAAGCGGTTGCGCATGTCGGCCACCATCGAGGCCATCGACATCCCGGCATGGCCGTCATGTTCCATGACCTCGGGCGGTGCGGCGGCTTCCCCGGCCTGCGGCCCGGGGCCGGCCGCCCTCGCGACTGACGGACCGGGCTCGGCCAGCGGGTCACAGATGTGCGAGGGCACCGACTGCCCGGCGCAGTGGTAGCCGCATTCGACGACCCACGTCCGGAGCTCGGCGACCGAGGTGCGGCGCGGGTCGAAGCTCACGGTCGCCGTCTGGCCGACGGGGTTGGCCTCGACGTGGAGCACGCCGGGCCGCCGGCCGAGGACCGACACGACGACGTTCTGCTCGGAGGCCCAGTGCGGCCCGCTGACGTCCAGGATCGCCGTGCTGACCTCTCCGGCATCGCCATGGCGTGCGGGGACGGTGTCGCTCATGGCCCTCTCCTCCCCGGCTGAACGCCTGCCACACGATCTTGGATCGCGGAGAGGGTGGTGGCCGGTCACGTGCCGACCTCACCCGGACCGTCGTGGGGGCGGGGCAGGGTGGTGAGCATGCCGACGAGGGCGTCGAAGGCCCAGCCCC is part of the Nonomuraea coxensis DSM 45129 genome and encodes:
- a CDS encoding SHOCT domain-containing protein, with protein sequence MYGDGGGWIWVIFMSLLWIVLIGLVVWAVIRLTQGGSSGGRYGGHPREHGESPEEILDRRYASGEIDAETYTEARERLAAHRPRAR
- a CDS encoding metal-sensitive transcriptional regulator gives rise to the protein MAGYTHSKQDHAMRLRRIEGQVRGLQRMVEDDKYCIDILTQVSAATSALKSFSLSLLEEHLAHCVAEATQKGGPEAEAKVKEASDAIARLVRS
- a CDS encoding MFS transporter, with amino-acid sequence MSAPSPRRWTALALIAMAQFIVIMDTSIIGVALPRIQQDLGFSQENLSWVFNAYVVAFGGLLLLGGRLSDLFGARRLFGAGWLILLAGSLLAGLAPEVWVELTGRAVQGVGAALIAPSALTLLMMLFGHAPKELTKALALYGAAAPAGGTAGVFLGGLITEYLSWPWVFYINIPIAVVALLATGPLMPAAPARRGSIDVLGTLTVTLGLGTAVYGVVRAPEIGWGSAGTWITLAAAVVLLAAFVAIQARRREPLMRLSIFRTPGLSAANLTQFLLGGAWIPMWFFLNLYLQQVLGYGAFPSGAALLPMTVLIMIGMIVLAPRAIGRFGPKATTVSGLLLLAAGMAWLSLISPDGGFATDVLPAGLVAALGMSLAFIPSLGTAISSARPEEGGLASGIVNTSYQVGSALGLAAMTAVAAANGAGRLGDLPALTDGFSAAFVGAAAIALAGALIAAATLRTRAAAPAGDEATVSRT
- a CDS encoding CHAP domain-containing protein, whose product is MPKHTFVRTLMPANLSRLAVGMSVAAGAVLAAGPAFAADRDSQEQARKPATQASAQTVLRIAESQLGVTENAAGGGTPFHSWYMSSQRAKETIARDGGSVQAYANAPWCAMFVSWVGEKAGARPTVGWDAYTVTYAKWFQDNKRWGTLAKPGAVVFYDWNGGSTSGIDHVGLVKQDNGDGTITAIEGNTGNGKVEQRIRPKSQVVGYGYPDYRA
- a CDS encoding heavy-metal-associated domain-containing protein — protein: MSTATYTVKGMTCGHCVSSVKEEVGEVAGVTEVEVDLATGLLTVNSDGPVDAAKIVAAVEEAGYEVAKP
- a CDS encoding heavy metal translocating P-type ATPase; translation: MSQVADDRQNAVELSIGGMTCASCANRIERKLNKMDGVTATVNYATEKAKVTFPEGIDPQQLISEVEKAGYTAALPAPPRTEREGTAGQEPEDELRPLRQRLITSIVLAVPVIAMAMIPPLQFTNWQWLSLVLAAPVVVYAGWPFHKAAWTNLRHGAATMDTLISIGTIAALGWSLWALFFGSAGTPGMTHPFAFTIERSDGSGNIYLEAAAGVTAFILAGRYFEARSKRRAGAALRALMELGAKDVELADGRRVPVEQLKSGDRFVVRPGEKIATDGVVEEGASAVDASMLTGESVPVEVRPGDPVTGATVNAGGRLVVRTTRVGADTQLAQMAKLVEEAQTGKAQVQRLADRISGIFVPIVIALALGTLGFWLGTGDGVGAAFTAAVAVLIIACPCALGLATPTALLVGTGRGAQLGILIKGPEVLESTRRINTVVLDKTGTVTEGKMTLTSVHVAEGESEEEVLRLAGALEHASEHPIAQAIAKGAAARVGELPSPEDFANVEGLGVQGIVDGHAVLVGRPRLLEEWSQHLPAGLERDLHDAQAAGRTAVAVGWDGKARAVLVVADVVKPTSKEAIAQLRALGLTPVLLTGDNEAVAKTVADEVGIDEVIAEVLPADKVDVVKTLQAEGKVVAMVGDGVNDAAALAQADLGLAMGTGTDAAIEASDLTLVRGDLRVAADAIRLSRRTLSTIKGNLFWAFAYNVAALPLAALGLLNPMIAGAAMAFSSVFVVSNSLRLRRFK
- a CDS encoding heavy metal translocating P-type ATPase, coding for MSDTVPARHGDAGEVSTAILDVSGPHWASEQNVVVSVLGRRPGVLHVEANPVGQTATVSFDPRRTSVAELRTWVVECGYHCAGQSVPSHICDPLAEPGPSVARAAGPGPQAGEAAAPPEVMEHDGHAGMSMASMVADMRNRFLVAAFFSVPIVLWSPIGTEVFGLRLPVPFGLRQDVWALLLSLPVIFYSCWIFFDGAVRALRARTLDMMVLVAVAVGAGWLYSLVVTLTGGGEVFYEAATVLATFVLLGHWFEMRARGGANDAIRALLDLAPPKATVIRDGEPVEVPTADVVAGDLLLVRPGSKIPVDGAVEEGQSEVDESMVTGESLPVHKERGSAVIGATINRNGTLRVRATKVGSDTALAQIVRLVQQAQNSKAPGQRLADRAAFWLVLVALIGGGLTFVVWLLLAGQPFSVAILFAITVVVITCPDALGLATPTAIMVGTGLGAKRGVLFKNAMALETSARIQVVVMDKTGTLTRGEPEVTDVVVDDTLTDEEFLRLVAAVERESEHPLAEAIVRHAGASGVAPARAGRFENVPGHGAVAEVDGHKVVVGNRRLLEREGVALGAMAGRRQELAEGGRTAVMVAVDGRAAGVLGVADAARETSAAAVKALHELGVEVVMLTGDNTATAERIAGQLGIDTVIAEVLPRDKASKVAELQAGGRKVAMVGDGVNDAPALAQADLGIAIGAGTDVAIETADVVLMRSDPLDVPTALRIGRGTLRKMRQNLGWAIGYNTLALPIAAGVFEPAFGLVLRPEIAALSMSGSSVIVAVNALALKGLRLPSR
- a CDS encoding HesA/MoeB/ThiF family protein, with amino-acid sequence MRPRLKNTAWERVGDELRLVNDPRDQLMIADPDGLVEKLLQLLSEGGRTVAGLAGELGLDEADVRAAVEAFDAQRLLEDGDRLGRLEPDAAERYFSNLAFFESFGTLEHSREDLQERLRHAHVLVLGTGGLNSNTIPHLAGLGVGTMTVLDRDAVEPRNFARQYLYRWADIGARKAERAAEWIRAFDPGIQVEAIDADLEGPEQLAQLVRRIGPDVVASGVDRPNRIDLWVNEACVRAGVPFVRGGMAVTTGTVWSVHPGVSACRACVPADPANPADFPDPDDPEIAGAIAANRLFARLPRPNRGIGPVAGLLGAFGAFEVLRYLTGFEPPAYAGRPLTVDFARGCATSQTEWPRDPDCAVCGGR